The following proteins come from a genomic window of Paenibacillus sp. CAA11:
- a CDS encoding divergent PAP2 family protein, giving the protein MAVLAILHNLPLIAALCAIVAAQFIKVPIYLIAHRTWNVRLGFSTGGMPSSHSAAVTSLATAIGIRNGFQSSEFAIAAIVSAITMFDAAGIRRHAGMHASILNQWAKSIPGISSQEDSLWTELNELLGHKPSEVFVGAIFGILVSVVLHSITLLF; this is encoded by the coding sequence ATGGCTGTTCTGGCTATTCTGCATAATCTTCCTCTCATCGCGGCTCTCTGTGCGATTGTTGCTGCTCAGTTCATTAAGGTACCCATATATCTCATCGCGCATCGTACCTGGAACGTCAGACTTGGGTTCAGTACAGGCGGCATGCCGAGCTCGCATTCCGCAGCAGTGACTTCACTAGCCACTGCAATCGGAATCCGGAATGGTTTTCAATCCAGCGAATTTGCCATAGCGGCAATTGTGAGTGCGATTACTATGTTCGACGCTGCAGGCATTCGACGGCATGCAGGAATGCATGCCTCAATTTTGAACCAATGGGCTAAATCCATTCCGGGGATTTCATCCCAGGAAGATAGCTTATGGACCGAACTGAATGAACTGCTTGGGCACAAACCTAGCGAGGTTTTTGTCGGAGCAATATTTGGGATCTTGGTTAGTGTTGTGCTTCATAGCATCACGTTACTTTTTTAA
- a CDS encoding SAM-dependent methyltransferase — MRNFSGETARKILVDEINVETLLKLYPDYQEEVLQEIKALKNSDKPNFIKAILDKYTYSAKIAKNKISTSGMNERTIKVFLPDIIKARLAFYLLEQLNVIASSNTTNNSVRFNLWDGTILQKLLFRRGFERKPVSVRVFRIFWRLIINKRVLLPLVNQKGIYCFYSKELIKELSVLIGEKSCVEIGAGDGTLTAFLNKQQLLECRATDDYSWKHYITYPDFVEKADSKTALNKYQPKAVICSWPVPKNTYERHVFQSDSVDLYIVIGTKNATYTGDFETYYNQQCFSMELDEHLSSLILPPSDENAVYIFRRLKK, encoded by the coding sequence ATGAGAAATTTCAGTGGAGAAACAGCAAGAAAAATATTAGTAGATGAAATTAATGTAGAAACGTTGTTAAAGCTATATCCTGATTATCAGGAGGAAGTCCTGCAAGAAATCAAAGCTTTGAAGAATAGCGACAAGCCTAACTTTATCAAAGCCATTCTCGATAAATACACCTACAGCGCGAAGATTGCAAAAAATAAAATATCTACAAGCGGAATGAACGAAAGAACCATCAAAGTTTTTTTACCAGATATTATAAAAGCCCGTCTAGCCTTTTATTTACTGGAACAGTTAAATGTAATTGCCTCTTCCAACACTACTAATAATAGCGTGCGTTTTAACCTATGGGATGGAACCATTTTGCAGAAACTTCTGTTTAGAAGAGGCTTTGAACGAAAACCAGTATCTGTACGCGTGTTCCGCATTTTTTGGAGATTGATTATTAACAAAAGAGTGCTCTTGCCACTTGTTAATCAGAAGGGAATATACTGTTTCTACTCCAAAGAATTAATCAAAGAACTTTCAGTGTTAATCGGTGAGAAGAGCTGCGTGGAAATTGGCGCAGGAGATGGTACTTTAACTGCTTTCTTAAACAAACAGCAGCTACTTGAATGTAGAGCGACTGACGACTACAGTTGGAAGCACTATATTACATATCCGGATTTTGTGGAAAAAGCGGACTCCAAAACGGCTCTAAACAAGTACCAACCAAAAGCGGTTATATGTTCCTGGCCTGTCCCCAAAAATACATATGAAAGGCATGTCTTTCAGTCAGATTCCGTTGATCTTTACATTGTCATCGGAACAAAGAATGCAACTTATACTGGGGATTTTGAAACTTATTATAACCAACAATGTTTTTCTATGGAATTAGACGAACACTTATCTTCCTTAATTTTACCCCCTTCGGATGAAAATGCAGTTTATATCTTCAGGCGGTTAAAAAAGTAA
- a CDS encoding phosphatase PAP2 family protein, translating into MSFEQLIPFVPVFIIPYLLWYPFITGVLVALAFKNRKAYFQTFIALCAGLIISYLFFALFQTAIQRPDVQNEPGFLYRLIELVYSTDQPYNCFPSIHVLSSYLILRGARIFSKVIWWLIASMSVLIMISTVLVKQHVAVDIVGGILVGELCFSLAGVRVILKRKKQ; encoded by the coding sequence ATGAGTTTTGAGCAGCTGATCCCCTTCGTACCGGTCTTTATAATCCCTTATCTATTATGGTATCCCTTCATAACAGGTGTGCTAGTCGCTCTTGCTTTTAAGAACAGGAAAGCCTATTTTCAAACTTTCATTGCACTCTGCGCGGGTCTAATCATCTCGTACCTTTTCTTTGCTCTATTTCAAACGGCAATTCAGCGTCCAGACGTCCAAAATGAACCAGGTTTTCTCTATCGTTTAATCGAATTAGTGTACAGTACAGATCAACCTTACAATTGTTTTCCAAGTATTCACGTGTTAAGCAGCTACTTAATACTTCGGGGAGCACGCATATTTAGCAAAGTCATTTGGTGGCTGATTGCAAGTATGTCCGTTCTTATAATGATCTCAACTGTTCTAGTGAAACAACACGTAGCGGTAGACATTGTTGGAGGTATTTTAGTAGGGGAACTATGTTTTAGCTTAGCAGGCGTGCGGGTCATACTTAAACGAAAAAAACAGTAG
- a CDS encoding fructose-1,6-bisphosphatase, which yields MDAQFLDLLAQEYDTEEKVITEIINLEAISNLPKGTEHYVSDLHGEFQAFQHVLRNGSGTVKEKIRDLFRDVWTDDEINDFAALVYYPEDKIQLVKADLSNKEALNRWHRETIEHMLKLISYASSKYTRSKLRKALPEQFVYIIEELLYKTDPTNNKNPYYEEIYRQIISLGQADKLIIGLAYTTQRLVVDHLHVVGDIYDRGPDPHKIMDTLINYHSVDIQWGNHDVLWIGAYAGSQVCLANIIRICARYNNLDIIEDVYGINLRPLLNLAEKYYDDNPAFRPKLQADHNASEQEILQITKIHQAIAMIQFKLEIPIIKRRPYFNMSDRLLLEQIDYDKHEIKIGGKAYPMENTCFATVNPQRPEQLLEEEEQVMEKLLFSVQNSEKLARHMNFLMKKGSLYLKYNGNLLIHGCIPLDEEGNMEEMQIEDKTYSGRQLLDVFEYYLRHAFAHPEETDDLATDMVWYIWTGKSSSLFGKREMTTFERYFIQDKETHKERKNSYYHLRENEEICRKILLEFDLNPDHGHIINGHTPVREIRGENPVKANGKMIVIDGGFSKAYQSTTGIAGYTLLYNSFGMQLVAHKKFNSKEDVLCNGTDVLSVKRLVDKELERKLVRETNVGEKLQQKISTLKDLLEYRYMK from the coding sequence ATGGATGCGCAGTTTCTAGATTTATTGGCCCAAGAATACGATACAGAAGAGAAAGTCATAACAGAGATCATCAACCTTGAAGCGATCTCCAATCTCCCCAAGGGAACTGAGCATTATGTCAGTGATTTGCATGGAGAGTTCCAGGCTTTTCAGCATGTGCTAAGAAACGGTTCGGGTACTGTAAAAGAAAAAATCAGAGACTTATTCCGTGATGTTTGGACGGATGATGAAATCAACGATTTTGCGGCGTTAGTATATTATCCGGAAGATAAAATACAGCTGGTGAAGGCAGACCTGTCCAATAAAGAAGCCTTGAACCGATGGCATAGAGAAACGATTGAACACATGCTTAAGCTTATTTCCTATGCTTCTTCCAAGTACACTCGCTCGAAATTGCGTAAAGCTCTGCCAGAGCAGTTTGTTTATATTATAGAAGAGCTTCTATACAAGACAGATCCGACCAATAATAAGAATCCTTATTATGAGGAGATATACCGGCAAATTATCTCCTTAGGCCAGGCGGACAAGCTTATTATCGGCCTTGCTTATACGACCCAGCGCCTAGTGGTTGACCACCTTCATGTGGTCGGAGATATCTATGACCGCGGGCCTGACCCCCATAAAATTATGGACACGTTGATTAATTACCATTCTGTAGACATTCAGTGGGGGAACCATGATGTCCTGTGGATAGGTGCTTATGCGGGCTCCCAGGTCTGCCTTGCGAATATTATCCGGATCTGCGCCAGATACAACAATCTAGACATCATCGAGGACGTATACGGAATCAATCTTCGTCCACTGTTGAACTTAGCGGAGAAATACTATGATGACAATCCAGCCTTCAGACCGAAGCTGCAGGCCGACCATAACGCATCGGAGCAGGAAATCCTGCAGATTACTAAGATTCATCAAGCCATTGCCATGATCCAATTTAAGCTTGAAATCCCGATTATCAAGAGACGTCCATACTTTAATATGTCTGACAGACTTTTGCTTGAGCAGATCGATTACGACAAACATGAAATCAAGATCGGCGGAAAAGCTTACCCGATGGAAAATACCTGTTTCGCAACCGTAAATCCACAGCGACCTGAACAATTGCTTGAAGAAGAAGAGCAGGTGATGGAGAAGCTGCTGTTCTCTGTTCAGAATTCCGAAAAGCTGGCCAGACATATGAATTTTCTGATGAAAAAGGGCAGCCTTTATTTAAAATACAACGGAAACTTGTTAATCCATGGCTGTATTCCTTTGGATGAAGAAGGAAATATGGAAGAAATGCAGATTGAAGACAAGACGTATTCGGGCCGTCAGCTGCTCGATGTCTTTGAATATTATTTGCGTCACGCCTTTGCGCATCCGGAAGAGACGGATGATCTGGCTACGGATATGGTATGGTATATCTGGACAGGGAAAAGTTCCTCGCTCTTTGGAAAGAGAGAAATGACTACCTTTGAACGGTACTTTATTCAAGATAAAGAAACCCATAAGGAGAGAAAGAACTCTTATTACCATTTGCGGGAAAATGAAGAGATTTGCCGAAAAATCCTGTTGGAGTTTGATTTGAATCCGGATCATGGACATATCATTAACGGTCACACGCCAGTTAGAGAAATTCGCGGTGAGAACCCCGTTAAAGCAAACGGGAAAATGATCGTCATTGACGGCGGTTTTTCCAAAGCCTATCAATCCACTACGGGCATCGCCGGATATACCTTGTTGTATAATTCCTTTGGCATGCAGCTCGTCGCCCATAAGAAATTTAATTCAAAAGAGGATGTGTTATGTAACGGAACGGACGTATTATCTGTAAAAAGACTGGTGGACAAAGAACTGGAGCGGAAGCTGGTAAGGGAGACCAATGTCGGGGAGAAGCTTCAGCAGAAAATCTCAACTTTGAAGGATCTCCTGGAATATCGCTACATGAAATGA
- a CDS encoding glycosyltransferase, translating to MKNKWILALLVTLVLVLSMTQVIVPVQAMVAEKKDQNCISPQMVQLRMDMQKVWIDHTIWTRSYIVSAISNRADQKDVLDRLLRNQQDIGNVIKPYYGEAAGNKLADLLREHILIAGKIVAAAKAGNQADMKKLEADWHRNADDIAKFLSSLNPNWQFKTLQDMLYTHLQLITEIVLNCLKGDWKADIAATDKNEIHMIHFADILTEGIIKQFPEKF from the coding sequence GTGAAAAACAAATGGATACTAGCATTGCTTGTAACTTTAGTGCTTGTTTTGAGCATGACACAGGTGATAGTACCTGTGCAAGCAATGGTGGCAGAAAAGAAGGATCAGAATTGCATAAGTCCCCAAATGGTGCAGCTGAGAATGGATATGCAGAAGGTTTGGATCGATCATACGATCTGGACGAGAAGTTATATTGTCAGCGCCATCTCCAATCGTGCAGACCAGAAAGACGTATTGGACCGGCTTTTGAGAAACCAGCAAGACATTGGCAATGTGATCAAACCTTATTACGGAGAAGCCGCCGGCAATAAACTGGCTGATCTTCTAAGAGAGCATATTCTGATCGCAGGGAAAATTGTAGCAGCGGCTAAAGCTGGAAATCAGGCTGATATGAAAAAGTTAGAGGCGGATTGGCATAGAAACGCCGACGATATCGCCAAATTTTTAAGCTCGTTGAATCCGAACTGGCAGTTTAAAACGCTGCAAGATATGCTCTATACGCATCTGCAGTTAATTACGGAAATAGTCCTTAACTGTCTTAAAGGAGATTGGAAAGCTGATATTGCAGCAACCGACAAAAACGAGATCCACATGATTCATTTCGCGGACATCTTGACAGAAGGAATTATCAAACAATTCCCCGAAAAATTTTAG
- a CDS encoding M15 family metallopeptidase codes for MKKWVTCLLVLLLLCYGYTKFKTGANDLSNKSEVHTESTGMPDSSNQADGSKIKLSKKMIYQGDLLLVNKDHPVPDGLHPESDAVNLFNNPELINGFGVLDNTVLLSPRIVDKFHTMIKDAAQEGVVHFLISSGYRNETRQEELYRTSGAQFALPAGYSEHNLGLSMDIGSSQAEMNRAPEGKWLKDNSWKYGFVLRYPEDKTAVTGIQFEPWHFRYVGLPHSAIMWEKNLVLEEYLDYLKQQGSVSTTIGEENYQVFYYPVNENRIITVPAHGEYEISGNNQDGVIVTVHK; via the coding sequence ATGAAGAAGTGGGTTACTTGTCTTTTAGTTTTATTGCTGCTGTGCTATGGGTATACAAAGTTTAAGACGGGTGCGAACGATCTGTCTAATAAATCTGAGGTACATACTGAAAGCACAGGTATGCCTGATTCGTCTAATCAGGCGGACGGTTCTAAAATAAAATTATCGAAGAAAATGATTTACCAAGGGGATCTGCTGCTTGTCAATAAGGACCATCCCGTACCAGACGGTCTACATCCTGAATCGGATGCAGTGAATCTGTTCAATAATCCTGAGCTTATCAACGGATTTGGTGTGCTTGATAATACGGTTTTACTATCGCCTCGGATAGTGGACAAGTTTCATACTATGATCAAGGACGCGGCACAGGAAGGAGTTGTCCATTTCTTGATCAGCAGCGGATACCGGAACGAGACTCGGCAGGAGGAACTGTATCGCACATCGGGTGCGCAATTCGCCCTGCCGGCTGGGTATAGTGAGCATAATCTCGGTTTATCAATGGATATCGGCTCCTCACAGGCGGAGATGAATCGGGCTCCGGAAGGAAAATGGCTGAAAGATAATTCTTGGAAATACGGTTTTGTTTTACGCTATCCTGAGGATAAAACAGCCGTGACAGGCATTCAATTCGAACCATGGCATTTTCGCTACGTCGGTTTGCCGCATAGCGCGATTATGTGGGAGAAAAACCTTGTTCTAGAAGAATATCTGGATTATCTGAAGCAGCAGGGTTCAGTGAGTACAACGATCGGGGAGGAAAATTATCAAGTCTTCTACTATCCGGTAAACGAAAATCGAATAATCACAGTACCGGCTCATGGCGAATATGAGATTTCCGGCAACAATCAGGACGGTGTTATCGTTACAGTTCACAAATAA
- a CDS encoding response regulator transcription factor produces MKSITILIADDEAEIADLIELHLVKEGYRCLKAADGQAALDMFQTQSVDLAILDIMMPKIDGYEVTRLIREQYHLPIIFLSAKASDMDKITGLVRGADDYMVKPFNPMELVARVNAQLRRFIQLNPSMAGPADTSVLEAGGLVIHPEQRTVFLYGNPIELTPKEFDILVLLASHPKKVFSPEHLFQSVWGEAYYEGGNTVMVHIRTLRKKLGEDQRKNKLIKTVWGVGYTYNG; encoded by the coding sequence ATGAAATCTATCACCATTCTGATTGCGGATGACGAGGCGGAAATCGCCGACCTGATCGAACTGCATCTAGTCAAAGAGGGTTACCGGTGCCTGAAAGCTGCTGACGGACAAGCCGCGCTCGACATGTTCCAGACGCAGTCCGTGGATTTAGCGATATTGGATATTATGATGCCCAAGATCGACGGGTACGAAGTGACCCGGTTAATCCGCGAGCAATACCATCTGCCCATTATTTTTCTAAGCGCGAAGGCAAGCGACATGGATAAGATCACCGGCCTGGTTCGCGGTGCCGATGACTATATGGTCAAACCGTTTAACCCTATGGAGCTGGTAGCTCGGGTAAACGCTCAATTACGCCGTTTCATACAGTTGAATCCGTCAATGGCCGGTCCGGCGGACACGTCCGTACTTGAAGCTGGAGGACTCGTAATCCATCCTGAGCAGCGAACGGTTTTCCTATACGGTAACCCGATAGAACTTACGCCCAAGGAGTTCGATATATTGGTGTTGCTCGCGAGCCATCCGAAGAAAGTATTCAGCCCGGAGCATTTATTTCAGAGTGTGTGGGGCGAAGCATATTATGAAGGCGGGAATACGGTGATGGTGCATATTCGAACGTTGCGGAAGAAGCTGGGGGAGGATCAGCGTAAGAACAAGTTAATCAAAACGGTCTGGGGAGTAGGTTATACATACAATGGCTAA
- a CDS encoding sensor histidine kinase encodes MAKPIFRSFRFQMIRLFGLSMLLSAGTTFLIYLVLQQYYHTLLRENVMFQVREFIRGIGDTNAFLILFFPISFFYFFLLTRRYVAYFQEISRGINQLAGGDLFHQVLIPTNDEFGDIARDINLASEKLKQAEDRGDFAENSKEQLVLNLAHDLRTPLTSVIGYLDFVLQGKDLTAEQMKHYTTIAFTKSQRLEKLIDELFEITRMNYGKLSIHREPLDLGKLLTQLTEEMYPVFEKNELTARLEIASHLMVSGDGDLLARVFENLLFNAVRYGRDGEYVDIRGSHKEGKVVIQVINYGSTAIPPDELPHIFDMFFTGDRARTHQEGSTGLGLFIAKNILEQHEGVISVQSDLICTEFEVQLPYLASSTTTN; translated from the coding sequence ATGGCTAAACCCATTTTTCGAAGCTTCCGTTTCCAAATGATCCGTTTGTTTGGGCTCAGCATGCTGTTGTCCGCGGGTACTACCTTTTTAATTTACTTGGTGCTACAGCAGTATTACCACACACTGCTCCGTGAAAACGTGATGTTCCAAGTTCGCGAATTCATTCGGGGTATCGGCGATACTAACGCGTTTCTGATCCTCTTTTTTCCGATTTCGTTTTTTTATTTCTTTCTGCTTACCCGGCGTTACGTTGCCTATTTCCAGGAGATTTCCCGCGGGATCAACCAATTGGCTGGAGGGGATTTATTCCATCAGGTTCTTATCCCGACCAATGATGAATTCGGAGACATCGCCCGGGACATCAACTTAGCCAGCGAAAAGCTGAAGCAAGCGGAGGATCGGGGGGATTTCGCCGAGAACAGCAAGGAGCAGTTAGTGCTTAACCTTGCACATGATTTGCGCACCCCGCTGACTTCTGTCATCGGGTATTTGGATTTTGTTCTTCAAGGCAAGGATTTGACAGCCGAGCAAATGAAGCACTACACGACGATCGCCTTTACGAAATCGCAGCGGCTGGAGAAGCTCATCGACGAGCTGTTTGAGATAACACGGATGAATTACGGCAAGTTAAGTATTCACCGCGAGCCGCTTGACCTAGGGAAGCTGCTGACTCAATTAACCGAAGAGATGTATCCGGTTTTTGAAAAAAATGAGCTGACCGCACGGCTTGAGATTGCTTCGCATCTGATGGTCTCCGGTGACGGTGACCTGCTCGCACGCGTTTTCGAGAACCTGCTGTTCAATGCTGTTCGTTACGGTAGGGATGGCGAATACGTCGATATTCGCGGAAGTCATAAGGAGGGGAAAGTCGTTATTCAAGTCATTAATTACGGGAGTACTGCCATCCCGCCTGATGAACTTCCTCATATATTTGATATGTTTTTTACCGGGGATCGTGCACGAACCCACCAGGAGGGGAGCACCGGGCTTGGCCTGTTTATCGCCAAGAACATCTTAGAACAGCATGAAGGTGTTATATCGGTTCAAAGTGATCTCATCTGTACCGAATTCGAGGTGCAGTTGCCTTACTTGGCATCATCAACAACAACAAATTAA
- a CDS encoding response regulator transcription factor: MRRSVLYIEDNEKIGSWVKEELEQRGFSVQWLLSGEEAEREVGQHEVVILDIMLPGLDGFTIGKRLKKAAPDLPILLLSARTSIADKVDGLQFADDYLTKPFHTDELIARLEVLIRRRGATHSERFSLGNQIEVDPQGQMVFDKRTGEEIILTGKQHQILMYFLRHPNQVLPKEQIYEAIWEEPYMTGDKTLMVHIHRLRQKLERHPDSPEIIETLKGIGYRVKL; the protein is encoded by the coding sequence TTGAGAAGAAGCGTATTATATATCGAAGATAATGAGAAAATAGGCAGTTGGGTAAAAGAAGAATTGGAACAGCGAGGATTTTCGGTTCAGTGGCTGCTTTCTGGTGAAGAAGCCGAACGAGAAGTAGGTCAGCATGAAGTCGTTATTTTGGATATCATGTTACCCGGTTTAGACGGATTTACGATAGGAAAGCGATTAAAAAAGGCAGCTCCTGACCTTCCTATATTGCTGTTATCGGCTCGAACGTCGATAGCTGATAAGGTCGATGGTTTGCAATTTGCTGATGATTATTTAACAAAACCATTCCATACGGATGAATTGATTGCAAGATTAGAAGTATTAATCCGGCGAAGAGGCGCAACTCATTCCGAACGCTTTTCATTAGGAAATCAGATCGAAGTAGATCCACAAGGCCAAATGGTGTTTGACAAACGCACAGGAGAAGAAATTATATTGACTGGTAAACAACATCAAATCTTAATGTACTTCCTAAGGCACCCTAATCAGGTTTTACCAAAAGAACAAATCTATGAAGCTATATGGGAAGAACCATACATGACGGGTGACAAAACATTAATGGTACATATCCATCGGCTGCGTCAAAAGCTGGAACGTCATCCAGATTCACCGGAGATTATTGAAACTTTGAAGGGAATTGGTTATCGGGTGAAATTATGA
- a CDS encoding HAMP domain-containing sensor histidine kinase, which produces MKQNRSLFRRFLKVHFLFIFLPPIMLIFFSAFFEVSDTHKKELSTLNLFYVTVLLFGFILIAFVILSWLFFLKLQKRLVRLQEVMSFSAKNNSFPELIPVQSDRMDEIDQLGSSFNWMIQQLEGSRKRAYEEELLRHRLITNLSHDLRTPLTILRGHITRLNKESLSLEGQDSLTEINHTITRVGDLMDDLLTYTLLTSGKHPFEPVSTDMGRLVRASVAAWYPVFEEHEIQLDADLPADETFYWLADPKWMTRVLDNLFQNIVRHAAEGKYANIVVDVEQEQIIVADSGPGMNNSSYDQGAGIGLSTCHYMLNKMKLKADFTSNENGTRVVIGRA; this is translated from the coding sequence ATGAAGCAAAATAGATCATTATTTCGTCGTTTTCTAAAAGTCCATTTTCTATTTATCTTTCTTCCTCCTATTATGCTTATTTTCTTCAGTGCGTTTTTTGAGGTTTCTGATACCCATAAAAAAGAACTAAGTACGTTAAATCTGTTTTACGTTACCGTACTATTGTTTGGTTTTATTCTAATCGCTTTTGTTATTTTATCTTGGCTGTTCTTCTTGAAACTTCAAAAACGTCTAGTCCGCTTACAGGAAGTCATGTCATTTTCAGCTAAAAACAACTCATTTCCAGAACTCATACCTGTTCAATCGGATCGAATGGATGAGATAGATCAATTAGGAAGTTCTTTTAATTGGATGATTCAGCAGCTTGAAGGCAGCCGCAAGCGAGCATATGAAGAAGAATTGTTACGACATCGCCTCATTACAAATTTATCGCATGACTTAAGAACGCCACTTACCATTTTGAGGGGACATATCACCAGATTAAATAAAGAATCCTTGAGTCTTGAAGGACAAGACTCGTTAACAGAGATCAACCATACGATTACACGAGTCGGGGATCTAATGGATGATTTACTTACCTATACGTTGCTTACATCAGGAAAACATCCTTTTGAGCCCGTTTCAACAGATATGGGGCGTTTAGTTAGGGCATCTGTTGCTGCGTGGTATCCTGTATTTGAAGAACATGAGATTCAGCTCGATGCAGATTTACCGGCAGACGAAACTTTTTATTGGCTAGCCGATCCTAAATGGATGACACGGGTTCTGGATAATTTATTTCAGAATATAGTTCGCCATGCAGCAGAGGGAAAGTATGCAAATATTGTGGTCGATGTAGAACAAGAACAGATTATTGTTGCGGACAGCGGTCCAGGTATGAATAACTCTTCCTATGATCAGGGGGCGGGGATTGGTTTATCGACATGTCATTATATGTTGAACAAAATGAAGCTGAAGGCTGATTTTACATCAAATGAAAATGGTACGAGGGTAGTTATTGGTAGGGCTTAA
- a CDS encoding ABC transporter ATP-binding protein, whose amino-acid sequence MLWLLEINSLVKHRGTQEILSGISFTARPGRVTGFLGPNGAGKSSTLRILLGLDRATSGSALINGKPFAELHNPLTTIGAVLDGSGAHRSRTGRAHLRWITHAAGLPRSRVEEVLKIVGLIDAAGQRVGKYSLGLGRRLGIAAALLGDPKILVLDEPVNGLDPEGIRWIRTFLRERAESGNTVLLSSHLMGELAETVDDVVIIKHGTIVANGTLEQVIGNHSSLEEAFFALTSDKAGDMV is encoded by the coding sequence GTGTTATGGTTGCTTGAAATTAATAGCTTAGTCAAACATCGCGGAACTCAAGAAATTTTATCAGGTATCAGCTTTACAGCTAGACCAGGTAGAGTAACCGGATTTTTAGGTCCAAATGGAGCAGGTAAAAGCTCTACGCTTCGCATCCTGCTTGGATTAGATCGTGCCACCTCTGGGAGTGCGCTAATTAATGGCAAGCCATTCGCAGAATTACATAATCCTTTAACGACTATAGGTGCCGTATTGGATGGATCTGGAGCCCACCGTAGCCGAACAGGACGGGCACACTTGCGCTGGATTACACATGCTGCAGGATTGCCTCGCTCACGTGTCGAGGAAGTTCTGAAGATAGTGGGTCTTATTGATGCAGCTGGTCAAAGAGTGGGAAAATACTCCTTGGGGTTGGGGAGAAGGCTTGGAATAGCAGCAGCACTGCTTGGTGATCCAAAAATATTGGTTCTGGATGAACCCGTAAACGGCCTAGACCCGGAAGGAATTCGCTGGATTCGGACATTTTTACGTGAACGCGCCGAGTCCGGGAACACGGTGTTACTATCCAGTCATCTCATGGGAGAGCTTGCAGAGACTGTTGATGACGTGGTGATTATTAAGCATGGAACCATTGTTGCCAATGGAACCTTGGAACAAGTAATAGGTAACCACTCCTCGCTGGAGGAAGCCTTTTTTGCCCTGACATCTGACAAAGCAGGTGACATGGTATGA
- a CDS encoding ABC transporter permease: protein MRAFNAELSKLFSLPGIWLAFLIGAFAPAVIAALDSISEKEEIIAGVSTRLPEVGYIGLALGVQGAIILGVLAVSSEYLTESSESGGGQQITTSLTVVSSRLHFLLVKAGAVTAISILLCVVAIITTLSATHLVLGEYTPAFEWSKLLGAVCYWTFTALLALGITVLTKNGTIPLAVLILNTSFVSFSFLLSKATKLALYLPDRAGTEMFMFTSDRFLTPFTGGLVMFAWVAVLFIAAAIVFHRRDVAS, encoded by the coding sequence ATGAGAGCATTCAACGCGGAACTGTCTAAACTGTTCTCCCTGCCGGGCATTTGGCTTGCCTTTCTTATCGGAGCATTTGCCCCAGCGGTCATAGCTGCCTTGGACAGTATATCGGAAAAAGAGGAAATTATAGCTGGCGTTAGCACACGGCTACCGGAAGTTGGTTATATTGGATTAGCTCTTGGAGTGCAGGGTGCCATCATACTAGGTGTGCTTGCTGTCAGCAGTGAGTATTTGACAGAGAGCAGTGAATCTGGCGGAGGACAACAGATTACAACAAGCTTAACTGTTGTTTCATCAAGGCTTCATTTTTTGCTGGTCAAAGCAGGCGCTGTGACAGCGATCAGCATATTGCTTTGTGTTGTTGCTATTATAACAACTTTGTCAGCCACGCACCTTGTTCTTGGTGAGTACACACCGGCATTTGAATGGTCTAAACTGCTAGGTGCAGTTTGTTACTGGACATTTACTGCTCTTTTAGCATTGGGGATTACTGTTCTAACTAAGAATGGCACTATTCCACTTGCTGTGCTCATCCTAAATACATCCTTTGTATCCTTCAGTTTCCTGCTTTCTAAGGCTACAAAGTTAGCGCTATACTTGCCAGACCGGGCTGGCACTGAGATGTTTATGTTTACGAGCGACAGATTTCTCACCCCGTTCACAGGCGGTTTAGTCATGTTTGCCTGGGTAGCCGTTCTTTTCATTGCTGCAGCTATTGTATTCCATAGGAGGGACGTTGCATCATGA